One genomic window of Gossypium hirsutum isolate 1008001.06 chromosome D11, Gossypium_hirsutum_v2.1, whole genome shotgun sequence includes the following:
- the LOC107891837 gene encoding ABC transporter G family member STR2, translating into MGHRYGYPPVTVIDIGEETLNFTGGLQYVDLTYTVTKQKEVEGKWLKQEVDLLNRITGSAPKGCITAVMGPSGAGKSTFLDGLAGRIASGSLKGRVFLDGKPMSPSLIKRTSAYIMQDDRLFPMLTVYETLMFAADFRLGPISRVEKRQRVEKLIDQLGLTSSWNTYIGDAGTRGVSGGERRRVSIGVDIIHGPSLLFLDEPTSGLDSTSAYSVIEKVRDIARSGSTVILTIHQPSSRIQLLLDHMIVLARGQLMYQGSPQNVTLHLSRMGRKVPKGESAIEFLIDVIQEYDQSEFGVEVVAEFARSGRKPPQLTEEEMSVSTAAPTPPPANRGHDWKNNRRLALKASEDSDNGFDRSVRSPYNNTSRSWSASHIGVVHQLRFTPTRQRTDQKAPNPMSSSPGYYTYSSDILPGTPTPHSSDYTVNENDYLTPDVAPKTVQHLGPKFANSIFPEIWILMRRNFKNIRRTPELFLSRLVVLTVMGVMMATMFMNPKISMQGITNRLSFVIFTVCLFFFSSNDAVPAFIQERFIFVRETSHNAYRASTYTIAGLITYLPFLALQAGVYACIVWKALELRGPFYYFFIVLYASLLSTNSFVMFVSSVVPNYILGYAAVIAFTALFFLFCGYFMNSHDIPVYWKWMNKVSTMTYPYEGLLMNQYQTNQTFGYDPNMKPVTGFGILSSLEISTVEFKKWENVIIMIGWAAFYRLCFYIVLRFGSKNKRT; encoded by the exons ATGGGTCATAGATATGGTTATCCTCCCGTTACAGTGATTGATATAGGGGAGGAGACACTGAATTTCACTGGAGGGCTTCAATACGTTGACCTTACATACACTGTGACAAAGCAGAAGGAGGTAGAAGGGAAATGGTTGAAACAAGAGGTGGACTTGTTGAATAGGATTACTGGGTCTGCACCAAAAGGGTGCATCACTGCAGTCATGGGGCCTAGTGGTGCAGGCAAATCGACTTTCTTGGATGGTTTGGCAGGGCGTATTGCTAGTGGAAGCCTTAAGGGTAGGGTGTTTTTGGATGGGAAGCCAATGAGTCCAAGTTTAATTAAAAGGACTTCGGCTTATATAATGCAAGATGATAGGTTGTTTCCGATGCTTACGGTTTATGAGACCCTGATGTTTGCTGCTGATTTTCGACTCGGACCCATCTCAAGAGTCGAGAAGAGGCAACGCGTCGAGAAATTGATTGATCAACTTGGATTGACA TCCTCATGGAACACCTATATAGGTGATGCTGGGACAAGAGGAGTCTCGGGCGGAGAGCGTCGCAGAGTTTCAATCGGTGTTGACATAATTCATGGACCATCCTTGCTCTTCCTAGATGAGCCAACTTCGGGTCTAGACTCTACTAGTGCTTACAGTGTAATCGAGAAGGTGCGGGACATTGCACGATCTGGTAGCACCGTAATCCTCACGATTCATCAACCCTCATCTAGAATCCAGCTGCTCCTTGATCATATGATTGTCCTTGCTCGTGGCCAGCTCATGTATCAAGGATCACCGCAAAATGTCACTCTACATCTTAGTCGAATGGGAAGAAAGGTCCCCAAGGGTGAAAGTGCAATAGAGTTCCTTATTGATGTGATACAAGAATATGATCAATCTGAATTCGGAGTCGAGGTAGTTGCTGAATTTGCAAGAAGCGGACGAAAACCACCACAACTGACAGAAGAGGAAATGTCTGTTTCAACAGCTGCCCCAACACCACCCCCAGCTAATCGTGGTCACGATTGGAAAAACAACAGGCGCCTTGCATTGAAAGCAAGTGAAGATTCCGATAATGGTTTTGATCGTAGTGTGAGAAGCCCATACAATAATACATCAAGGTCATGGAGTGCTAGCCACATAGGAGTTGTGCACCAACTCAGGTTCACCCCCACAAGGCAACGTACTGATCAAAAAGCTCCAAACCCAATGAG TTCATCGCCTGGCTATTATACATACTCAAGTGACATCCTGCCAGGGACGCCGACACCTCACAGCAGCGACTATACCGTGAACGAAAATGATTACCTAACTCCAGATGTTGCTCCGAAGACAGTTCAACACTTGGGTCCCAAATTTGCAAATTCCATCTTCCCAGAGATTTGGATTCTCATGCGCCGTAACTTCAAGAACATTAGGCGTACACCTGAGCTTTTTCTCTCCAGACTTGTAGTCCTAACTGTCATGGGCGTTATGATGGCTACGATGTTCATGAACCCGAAAATCAGCATGCAAGGCATCACCAATCGCCTTAGCTTTGTTATCTTCACTGTCtgtctcttcttcttctcttccaaCGATGCAGTACCGGCTTTCATCCAAGAGCGCTTCATTTTTGTTCGCGAAACTTCCCATAATGCCTATAGAGCCTCTACTTACACCATAGCGGGCCTCATCACATACCTTCCTTTCCTTGCACTACAAGCTGGTGTCTATGCTTGTATTGTTTGGAAAGCCTTGGAGCTTAGGGGACCATTCTACTATTTCTTTATTGTTCTCTATGCCTCCCTTCTTTCAACCAACTCATTTGTGATGTTTGTGAGCTCAGTGGTGCCTAACTATATCTTAGGGTACGCAGCAGTCATCGCTTTTACCGCACTCTTTTTCTTGTTTTGTGGCTACTTCATGAATAGCCATGACATACCGGTGTACTGGAAATGGATGAACAAGGTTTCCACCATGACATATCCATATGAAGGGCTCTTGATGAACCAGTATCAGACTAATCAAACTTTTGGTTACGATCCAAACATGAAACCTGTGACCGGATTTGGCATCTTAAGTTCACTTGAAATTAGTACCGTAGAATTCAAGAAGTGGGAAAATGTTATTATAATGATAGGTTGGGCTGCTTTTTATAGGTTGTGTTTCTACATAGTGCTTCGTTTCGGATCAAAGAACAAGAGGACATAG